From the Musa acuminata AAA Group cultivar baxijiao chromosome BXJ3-7, Cavendish_Baxijiao_AAA, whole genome shotgun sequence genome, one window contains:
- the LOC103990782 gene encoding uncharacterized protein LOC103990782 isoform X1 produces MIPFFGYFLLLFGSPFDLFSLTPLFGLLPFARTLKVAAVLICIPAMSLSCLVCHSMDSRSRSFRSYSVSSSEDEGRCSAVVTCLTRKVAVATAGTANAISTAKVTPFPMMASGQGMTGTPRLLRSRAVSRDLVRDWNFDQVHVEG; encoded by the exons ATGATTCCTTTCTTTGGATACTTTCTTCTATTGTTTGGCTCCCCATTCGATCTCTTCTCTCTCACGCCCCTTTTTGGTCTTCTGCCGTTCGCTCGCACACTGAAAG TTGCTGCTGTTCTCATCTGTATCCCAGCAATGAGTTTATCATGTCTTGTTTGTCATAGCATGGATAGCCGATCACGATCTTTTAGGAGTTACTCTGTTTCAAGTTCAGAAGACGAGGGGCGATGTTCTGCAGTTGTTACCTGCTTGACTCGGAAGGTCGCCGTTGCTACCGCTGGTACAGCTAATGCCATTTCGACGGCCAAAGTGACACCATTCCCCATGATGGCAAGTGGTCAAGGTATGACAGGAACTCCGCGCCTTTTGCGAAGCCGAGCTGTGAGTAGGGACTTGGTTAGAGACTGGAATTTTGATCAAGTTCATGTGGAGGGCTAG
- the LOC103990782 gene encoding uncharacterized protein LOC103990782 isoform X3: MSLSCLVCHSMDSRSRSFRSYSVSSSEDEGRCSAVVTCLTRKVAVATAGTANAISTAKVTPFPMMASGQGMTGTPRLLRSRAVSRDLVRDWNFDQVHVEG; the protein is encoded by the coding sequence ATGAGTTTATCATGTCTTGTTTGTCATAGCATGGATAGCCGATCACGATCTTTTAGGAGTTACTCTGTTTCAAGTTCAGAAGACGAGGGGCGATGTTCTGCAGTTGTTACCTGCTTGACTCGGAAGGTCGCCGTTGCTACCGCTGGTACAGCTAATGCCATTTCGACGGCCAAAGTGACACCATTCCCCATGATGGCAAGTGGTCAAGGTATGACAGGAACTCCGCGCCTTTTGCGAAGCCGAGCTGTGAGTAGGGACTTGGTTAGAGACTGGAATTTTGATCAAGTTCATGTGGAGGGCTAG
- the LOC103990786 gene encoding MADS-box transcription factor 26-like, which produces MARGKVQLKRIENPVHRQVTFCKRRMSLLKKANELSVLCDAEIGIIIFSTHGKLYELATKGTMEGLIDRYKTACGDAHSTAGGGDANQSQEFKQEISMLKKEIDLLHKSLRCMLGEGIAGHMTLDELLVLEKHLEMWMYHIRATKMQIMFQEIQSLKNKEGILKAANVFLQEKILEQNSLFDVSPMLVQQNGHFDAGQMVAADIPYPLTVQYEHSNLGGSDMGFSY; this is translated from the exons ATGGCACGCGGCAAGGTGCAGCTGAAAAGGATCGAGAACCCGGTCCACCGACAGGTCACCTTCTGCAAGCGTCGAATGAGCCTGCTCAAGAAAGCTAACGAGCTGTCGGTGCTGTGTGATGCCGAGATCGGCATCATCATCTTCTCCACACATGGCAAGCTCTACGAGCTAGCCACAAAGGG GACGATGGAAGGTCTGATCGACAGGTACAAGACGGCATGTGGAGATGCTCACAGTACCGCAGGAGGTGGTGATGCAAACCAATCTCAG GAATTTAAGCAAGAGATTTCCATGTTGAAGAAAGAAATTGATCTGCTGCACAAGAGTCTAAG ATGCATGCTTGGAGAGGGAATTGCTGGACACATGACACTGGATGAACTGCTCGTCCTAGAAAAGCATCTTGAGATGTGGATGTATCACATCCGTGCCACAAAG ATGCAGATCATGTTCCAAGAGATCCAATCCCTGAAGAACAAG GAGGGCATCTTGAAGGCAGCAAATGTGTTTCTCCAAGAAAAG ATATTGGAGCAAAATAGCctctttgatgtgtctccaatgCTTGTACAGCAAAATGGGCATTTTGATGCAGGTCAAATGGTAGCAGCTGACATTCCATACCCACTAACCGTACAATATGAGCATTCAAATCTTGGGGGCTCTGATATGGGCTTCTCTTACTGA
- the LOC103991124 gene encoding 11-beta-hydroxysteroid dehydrogenase B-like: MAPHTRRALVLQRRRVVCAWLTCANPSLSLWVLISSTGPLNKTLTTPIGHSLSIVRSMDLLNAVLNSVVPPASMIILAFAWPTISFLHALEWFFKTLYRENMENKVVLITGASSAIGEQLAYEYARRKANLVLVARRENRLWGIRENARLLGAKHVLVMAADVVKEEECRRFISDTISYFGHLHHLVNTASLGHNFYFEEATDPAVFPHMMDINFWGNVYPTYVALPYLRQTRGRILVDASMESWLPMPRMSLYAAAKAAVVNFYETLRFELEEDVGITIATHGWIGSDVSRGRFMLEEGAEMQWKEDREAPLAGGHVEEFAKLMVADVCRGYAHAKHPSWYDIFLLYRVFAPDILGWAFRLLLPNDDRAKPTSGRLFPEASSPRKPIAAFSSASPRRLSEVE, translated from the exons ATGGCTCCTCACACTCGTCGCGCTCTCGTCCTGCAACGACGACGTGTGGTGTGTGCATGGCTCACATGCGCCAACCCTTCTCTATCTCTCTGGGTTCTGATCTCCTCAACAGGACCTCTCAACAAAACGCTTACGACCCCTATCGGCCATTCTCTCTCTATCGTTCGATCGATGGATCTGTTGAACGCCGTCCTGAACTCTGTGGTGCCACCGGCAAGCATGATCATTCTGGCCTTCGCCTGGCCAACCATCTCCTTCCTCCATGCCTTGGAGTGGTTCTTCAAGACCTTGTACAGAGAGAACATGGAGAACAAGGTGGTTCTCATCACTGGAGCCTCCTCGGCCATCGGAGAG CAATTAGCTTATGAATATGCaagaagaaaagcaaatttgGTGTTGGTAGCAAGGAGGGAGAATCGACTTTGGGGAATCAGGGAGAACGCTAGACTCTTGGGTGCCAAGCATGTACTTGTGATGGCTGCTGATGTTGTCAAGGAAGAGGAGTGCAGAAGATTTATAAGTGACACCATAAGTTACTTTGGCCATT TGCATCATCTTGTCAACACTGCAAGCCTGGGGCATAACTTCTACTTTGAGGAGGCCACAGACCCTGCTGTCTTTCCACACATGATG GATATCAATTTCTGGGGAAATGTTTATCCAACCTATGTTGCCCTTCCATACTTGAGGCAAACCCGCGGCCGAATCCTTGTCGATGCATCCATGGAGAGTTGGCTTCCTATGCCAAGGATGAGCCTTTATGCA GCAGCAAAGGCGGCCGTGGTTAATTTCTACGAGACCTTAAGATTTGAACTGGAAGAAGATGTAGGCATCACGATTGCAACCCATGGGTGGATAGGTAGCGATGTTAGCAGAGGGAGGTTTATGCTCGAGGAGGGAGCAGAGATGCAATGGAAGGAAGACAGAGAG GCGCCCCTCGCCGGAGGGCATGTCGAAGAGTTTGCGAAGCTGATGGTCGCAGACGTGTGTCGGGGCTACGCACACGCGAAGCATCCGAGCTGGTACGACATCTTCCTGCTGTATCGAGTTTTCGCGCCGGACATCCTTGGTTGGGCATTCCGCTTGCTGTTGCCGAACGACGACAGAGCCAAGCCGACTTCGGGACGACTATTTCCGGAGGCCTCGTCTCCTCGAAAGCCGATCGCCGCCTTCTCTTCAGCTTCTCCCCGGCGTCTATCGGAAGTTGAATGA
- the LOC135642232 gene encoding putative methylesterase 14, chloroplastic, translated as MGSAFGCMPKEDLSGGVGSRSKRGSKSRSQRKMAASEEELLHRQALAMAIQQHQLSQRFEGSMSRRIGSTSSRRRDLPDSITNGKQQQLVLEDLETRKIILVHGEGFGAWCWYKIISLLEEVGLNPVALDLRGSGIDNTDPNSITTLADYSKPLTDYLHNLLDDEKVILVGHSCGGASISYAMECYPKKISKAVFLTATMVLDGQKPFDVFSEELASADVFLKESQFLVYGNGSDNPPTGLMFDKQHIRSGLYFNQSPPKDISLATVSMRTIPLEPIMEKLSLTPENYGMVRRFFIQTLDDRMLSPDVQEKLVRENPPHGIYKIKGSDHCPFFSKPQSLYKILLEIAQLP; from the exons ATGGGCAGCGCGTTCGGCTGTATGCCTAAAGAGGACTTGAGTGGTGGCGTGGGGTCGCGGAGCAAGCGGGGCTCCAAGTCGAGGTCACAGAGGAAGATGGCGGCGTCCGAGGAGGAGCTGTTGCACCGCCAGGCCCTCGCAATGGCGATTCAGCAGCACCAGCTGTCGCAGCGGTTCGAAGGATCCATGTCGCGGAGGATTGGGTCCACGAGTTCTCGCCGGCGGGACCTCCCTGATTCGATCACTAATGGAAAACAG CAACAACTCGTACTTGAGGATCTCGAGACAAGGAAAATTATTCTAGTCCATGGAGAAGGATTTGGAGCTTGGTGTTGGTATAAGATTATCTCTCTTCTAGAGGAAGTAGGACTGAATCCTGTTGCCTTGGATCTCAGAGGTTCTGGGATAGACAACACAGATCCAAACAGCATAACAACCTTAGCAGATTACTCAAAGCCTCTAACTGATTATCTACACAATCTTCTTGATGACGAAAAG GTCATACTGGTTGGCCATAGCTGTGGAGGTGCTAGCATATCCTATGCAATGGAATGTTACCCAAAAAAGATATCGAAGGCAGTATTTCTTACTGCGACAATGGTATTGGATGGACAGAAACCTTTTGATGTGTTCTCTGAGGAA CTAGCATCTGCTGATGTTTTCCTGAAAGAGTCACAGTTTCTAGTTTATGGAAATGGAAGTGACAACCCGCCTACAGGTCTCATGTTTGACAAACAACATATCAGAAGTGGTCTATATTTCAACCAGAGTCCTCCCAAG GACATTTCTCTGGCCACGGTATCCATGAGAACTATTCCACTGGAACCGATCATGGAGAAGCTCTCCCTCACCCCCGAAAACTATGGCATGGTCCGGCGATTTTTCATCCAGACGCTGGATGACCGCATGCTCTCACCTGACGTCCAAGAGAAGCTGGTCAGGGAGAACCCCCCGCATGGGATCTACAAGATCAAAGGGAGCGACCACTGCCCCTTCTTCTCGAAGCCACAGTCACTGTATAAGATTTTGCTTGAGATTGCACAGCTCCCATAA
- the LOC103990785 gene encoding uncharacterized protein LOC103990785, whose translation MKKELLASAPWRGEEQPREKFADAKLKATNEPGGTPTMHVPRKKRSAASSKTDEDLEAEIDPELRYSFQRNFRFLQRVFSIDTLVKPLPPAMAYNVSRNLSFFTRIFTQFWDPEGIANAQKSLGLGQEDKARRVD comes from the exons ATGAAGAAAGAGCTACTGGCGTCGGCGCCATGGCGGGGCGAGGAGCAGCCGCGCGAGAAGTTCGCGGACGCGAAGCTGAAGGCCACCAACGAACCGGGTGGCACGCCCACCATGCACGTCCCCCGCAAGAAAAGGTCCGCCGCCTCCTCCAAGACCGACGAGGACCTCGAAGCCGAGATCGATCCCGAGCTTAGATACAGCTTCCAGAGGAATTTCAGG TTTCTTCAACGAGTGTTCAGCATAGATACACTTGTGAAACCTCTTCCTCCTGCTATGGCATATAATGTGTCCCGAAATCTGAGTTTCTTTACTCGGATATTTACACAATTTTGGG ATCCAGAGGGAATTGCAAATGCTCAGAAATCACTTGGGTTAGGACAGGAAGATAAGGCTCGTCGCGTCGACTGA
- the LOC103990782 gene encoding uncharacterized protein LOC103990782 isoform X2 — protein MVKHHQVAAVLICIPAMSLSCLVCHSMDSRSRSFRSYSVSSSEDEGRCSAVVTCLTRKVAVATAGTANAISTAKVTPFPMMASGQGMTGTPRLLRSRAVSRDLVRDWNFDQVHVEG, from the exons ATGGTCAAACATCATCAAG TTGCTGCTGTTCTCATCTGTATCCCAGCAATGAGTTTATCATGTCTTGTTTGTCATAGCATGGATAGCCGATCACGATCTTTTAGGAGTTACTCTGTTTCAAGTTCAGAAGACGAGGGGCGATGTTCTGCAGTTGTTACCTGCTTGACTCGGAAGGTCGCCGTTGCTACCGCTGGTACAGCTAATGCCATTTCGACGGCCAAAGTGACACCATTCCCCATGATGGCAAGTGGTCAAGGTATGACAGGAACTCCGCGCCTTTTGCGAAGCCGAGCTGTGAGTAGGGACTTGGTTAGAGACTGGAATTTTGATCAAGTTCATGTGGAGGGCTAG
- the LOC103990784 gene encoding phytolongin Phyl1.1 — MNSRRSKPVRLVSSNSQSIEVGLGESSMMGSSSIDNTVYCCVAKGNKILYSHNSNGCELETLAVLCLENAPAFHKWYFHTVGARTFGFLMVDGHTYFAIVDPSVGNLAILRFLEHIQEGFKKVVKNGFHDELVPVIQRLIASLENMPKSAFALDDNSEQVASSDGSVSTEAPLLGIKHHEKKKKMKDKVVQSDDVVEDHADGTVNINVAQQTMGTMSLQRSSSSSRPHSQQPGRRLWWRHVKIVVAADVIICLVLFGAWLAVCKGFHCVSGK; from the coding sequence ATGAATTCGCGGCGGTCCAAACCCGTGAGGCTTGTTTCATCCAATTCCCAATCCATAGAAGTAGGATTGGGAGAGAGCTCTATGATGGGTTCTTCTTCCATTGACAACACAGTCTACTGCTGTGTCGCCAAGGGGAACAAGATTCTGTACTCTCACAATAGCAATGGCTGCGAGCTTGAGACCTTGGCCGTTCTCTGCCTCGAGAATGCACCGGCTTTCCACAAGTGGTATTTCCACACTGTGGGAGCCAGGACCTTCGGGTTCTTGATGGTCGATGGGCACACGTATTTTGCCATCGTAGATCCAAGCGTAGGGAATTTGGCCATTCTTCGGTTCCTGGAGCACATTCAGGAAGGCTTTAAGAAGGTGGTGAAGAATGGTTTTCACGACGAGTTGGTGCCCGTCATCCAGAGGCTTATAGCATCATTGGAGAACATGCCCAAATCTGCCTTTGCATTGGATGACAATTCTGAGCAGGTTGCATCTAGTGATGGTTCTGTTTCTACAGAGGCGCCATTGCTGGGGATCAAGCatcacgagaagaagaagaagatgaaggataAAGTAGTTCAAAGTGATGATGTGGTTGAAGACCATGCTGATGGCACGGTAAATATTAATGTGGCACAACAGACAATGGGGACAATGTCACTGCAAAGGAGCTCGAGCTCATCAAGGCCTCACTCGCAACAACCAGGGAGGAGGCTGTGGTGGCGCCATGTGAAGATAGTCGTAGCTGCCGATGTAATTATCTGCTTGGTCCTGTTTGGTGCTTGGTTGGCTGTGTGCAAGGGTTTCCATTGTGTTTCAGGAAAGTAG